TAAAATGTTATAACTGCCATGCTCATTGTAAATTTAACTAACTGGGTGTACCTGACTAACAGGTGCATCAAATGACCCATAAGCATGTTTCCAGAAGATTTCACATTGTTGAATATTTTAAATAAAACTTCAGTTATGTCCAACTATAGTATTCATCTAGAACAAATTAAGCAGCAGGTAAAATTGAACATACTCACAGCTATTGTCCAAGTAATCCAAAATAATAATCACGTGAAGGCTCATCCAAACAATAGAAATTTCCAGTAGAAACACACACAAAAGTATAGAGGCATACATGGAATTTTGCTGACCAATACCCTTGCCTTCTCCGCGCGCTTGAGATTTATGTGAGCTCCTCGACCAGCATTATAGCGATTTTGATCCTGAAATTGAAACCATATAGATGGTCTATGGCAGATGCAACAATGTAATACTTTGACTAAAGATAACTAGCTGGTCGATTAACCATTGGAACAAGTATAGACCAAAGAGCATTTAAAgataagaagaaaaaaaatcaatttaCCCCCTCATATTCACCGAGCCAACCCTCCTCTTCAGTTGCTGATGTCCATTTTTCCACCTTTTCTAGAATGTCCTTTCTGCTTAGAGCAAGATCTCTTGCTTCTGCAATTCGGTCATCCATATCTGTAAGCAGCTCTGAGAGATCTGCTCTACCTACAAAACAAAGTTTATACATTGTGAAATTCAACAGATAACAGTACTGTGCCATTAGGGAATAAACTAAGAGCAATATGGTAACAGTAAAATGTCTTCCTTTAGGAAACTACCGTTGAGATACTTAGTAAAAACAACTGAGTACTTCTAAAAATAACCTCATGTTTGAGTATTATCAGCCTTTACTTATGCAATTAAATATTGCCATTTATTTTAGACTTTTTGTATGTCAATGATATTTTCCACATTACCATAGATGATTTTGATGATTAAATCCAGTTGTTTCtggagatgtttttttatcatgatTAATGCTCCACAACTTTTATGCCTTGATGCTTCGAGTCTAGTAGAAATATGCAATTGTGCTGGGTCAATTGCCAAGGGAAATAAGTTGCTATGATGGATATGTTAAAAGTAAAGGAACTGAGTGCTCCAAGTTTAAAACTTGTGtctgatgtgccaacaaatccagaACAGTAGCTCAAAAAACTTACTGTAAGAAACAAAGACAGCTTTTAAACAGAACAATATTAAGAAACCAGCATTTCAACAGAACAGAAATTTTCTCATCCAACCGCCCATTACTGCATGCTCTTTTAGTTTTCATAAGAGCTTATTCAATTTTTGTGTCAAAATTGATCTGCCTAAGTATTCAAGCTGACACTAGAAGACATAAAGTTGAAAGACAGTTCAGAACCTACCATTGCATTTGACTAAGAAATTCACAGAATTTTAAGGTGAGACAGAAACGGCAACGTTATATAACTAAGGAGCACCAGTTAAATCATGCATCAGGTAGTTCTTAATGGAAACAAACTGTATAAAATAACTTCAGTTATGTATCTTCAGGATGAAAGGCATGGGAAAGAAGTGAACCAGAATCAATAAGTTCAGTGAGAATCTGCCACTCATGATCGCTGTCAATATGCATGTGAACACTTCTGTAGATTTCTTCAAGCTGAGTCATTTTCTTTAAGACAAGCTCTTTCATTTTGCTAGCTTTCAAATGCTTCAGTCTCTTGACCTCAACCTCTACCTAAACGAGGGGGAAAGGAATTTTACATGAAAATTAGTATAATTTGAAGAAATTAGCTTGATGAAAATCCAAagaaaataagtaaataaatagacAATCAATTGTAACCTTCTCAATAAGGTCATGTGCAAGGCATCCTTGGGGCATCACTGTATTGGGTGAGACTGAAATCAAAGAGGTAACATGATCAAAGCATTTCTGTTCATCTAATGATGTGTCCATTAGACTCCATAACTCAATGAGTGTGCTTCCAAGATCTTGTAGCTGCAATAGATAATGCAAATTTCAACAATGTGGATCTTTGATACAAAGAAATATGGAACAATATTTAGCAGAAGTTGAAAGGAAGCATGCTAAAGTGCACAAGTCCACAAACCATACACTGGTCAAGAATTAAACAGAATTAGGATGGCAATTACAGTATGAATGTATGATTGATTGAAGAATTCTGAGCACTGCCCAATAAACAAATAGACAAATGTCAAACCATGTCATGTATAGTGTATGTGAATCATAATGGAATGACATAAAACCAAAGAAATTATACTACAAAAGGTTTAGAAAAAAATCATGATACGCTTTGCTAAGCTGAATCGCACCATAATGTCAAGTCTCCAATTCAATGACTCGCATACTGGAGGTCAAATAGTAAAACAATATACGCCAAGGTGAAAGCATTGAAGTAAGATACATGCAGACTCGTGCTTTTATTAAATGTACAGGTACATCGAATCATAAGAGTGACAACCAAGACAACATATTCAACAGTTCAGAAAATAAATCAAGATATGATTTGCCAGGTCAACTACTCAAACACAATGCCAGGCCCATACTGGAGGTCAACAGTAAAAGAAATATACACTAAGGTGAATACATTAAAGATACACACAGACCCATACTTTTGTTAAATGACTAGCATGAACAGAAACATCAGTACCTTCCGGAGCCTCTGTTTCTTTTCTTGATTTAGTGCATGAAGTTTTCCTGCAAGCCTATCAAGTGTGCTATCACTTATACTCATGGATTTGATTCTTTCCAATTCGACAAAGCTGGGATGAACTTCATATAATGTCTTCTTAAGATCAAGAGACATCATGTTGCACATTTCATTAATACACTTGATCTGACTATCAATCTTTTGCAGTCTGAGATTCTGAAAACATCAGGACAAACAATTTAAGCGTCAGAGTTGAAAGATGCAGGAATGATAGGCTTATACCAGGTGCCTAACCTTTTCGGTCTGGAGCTCATTAAGCTGGGTTTTCAGTTCAGCTAGTCTTCCTGTAGATAGGTCAGTCTCATCCACTAAAGGAGCTGCAGGATCCCCATGATTTATAGTTGCTGAAATCTCGGCTTGTAGACGAACTATATGCAGCTGAACAGCCAAAAATTCATTTATGCGCTCATCTCTCCGGCGTCTCAGATCGTCCAGAACTGGCTCTAGTTTTGCAAGTTGTTCGATTAATGTACCCCCAAGCTTCTCTACCTAAAGAACAAAAGACAAACATAACACATAAGACTGGAGCATGATATCAGCAAAAGGCATGGAAGGGATCAGGaaataatatattttttgaaaGGATCAGGAAAAAAAACTACTGACCCTAGAAAAGGATTCACGCTCTCCCAGAGCAGAAAGTATCTTTTCTATCTCAGCTTCACCCAAGGACATCACTTGAAGCAGGTCTGCCTTTTGCTTTCTAGTTTGTTCCACTTTCTTCCTGTAAACATTGAGGCAATCCTCCTCCAACTGCAAGATCATCCTATCTCTTTCCAGTTCATCCGGGCCTATCTCTCCCCATAGTTCCTGAATCAACAAATGCAATCTTCAGCAAAAGGCTGACAGCACATACGGCAATTACATGAGAAGTGATGCTTAAAGACACAAAAGGATAAAAGAAAACTGGATACATAGCAGTTAGCACCAGCAGACAATGAGGCAAACATGAAAAAAGGGGGAAATTATGGGCAACGGCTTACCAGAATCATAATCACGGACCAATTAACTACCACAAGCAGTACAACGACCATCAGTAAGCACCGAGAGATGCAATGTGACAACCGAATTCGGGGATTAGGCAGCAAAATAACCACGACCAAGAAAACATCAAGAGATGCGCAGGTCACAGCCGAATTCGGGGACTAAGCAGCGAAATAACCAAGATCTTTCATTCAACCAAGAAAGCATCAAGAAACACAAAATCTACCCCCGATTCCAGCACGCAGTTAGGAACCGCAAGACACGACAATAGGAGCCCGATCCCTCGCGCAGACGTACACTTTGAACCCCCAGCACGCGTCCACCCGCTTCAAGCAAGTGCCCCGACTCCCTTCCGCGGCGCCTACGACCACCGGCACCACAACTTTCCGGCAAACGACGCATGACGAACGCGACGAAACGAAGGCCCGGCCGGCCCTTTCCCCATGAAACTAGCACCAAAGTCGTGCGCCACGAACTGGAATCACGGGAGAGGCGGAACCGTACCTGCAGTTCCTGGAGAAAGGAGCCGCAGGAGGCgcgcgtgggcggcggcggcgacggccgaGCCGCCATGGACGAGGACGCCGGGGCGATCGAAGAGGGGCTGGATAGATCTGGGCTCTGGGAGTAGTCTGCGGGCGCTCCCTCGCCTAGGTTTATAGGGAGGGGGCAGAGGGGTTTGAAaggggaggagcgggaggaggaaggggaaggggaACGATGGGACGACGAAGGGGGGAGAGGATTTGAAAGCGGGTGCGGCGTTCTCGCCGACTTTGCTGGGCCGTgattgaaattgaaattgaaaCCGGTGGGGTTGTTATTACGCTCTAGGCGGCCTAGTCTACTCTGATTGATTGATCGATCCCGAGCAAGTGGCGTTCAAAATCTCCCTGGTCTTCGTTTGTGTAtcttcgggtcggatctttctcatCTACACTCCTCGTCTACGCGGTTGCTATCCTGGTGCGTTTGTTCTATGGGTTCTTAGTAtgatgacttcccgactgtctactaaaaTAAAGTTTGATCGGCTCCGGCAAGAGAGGGGCTATGACAGCGgtgtgccttcggctcgcttcagtgcttgtagttgtcgctaggtggtctatagatctggatgtaatttttattatttcaagTGTTCGctgtactaccatgattgacgatggatagattgaaagttttttccGAAAAAAAAGATTTTCTACTAAATAGACTACGCTTGCTTTTTATTTTTGTACTCTTTCTGTCCGAAATTAGTTGACactgaaatggatgtatttagaagtATTTAAGTGCTACATACAACTATTTGAGCTTCATGAAGAAAATATTACTCATCGTTTAAGAGAAATTCACTTTGGCTCATAGGTATATATGCACCCATTGTCTAAATACAcattttaaaaagttcaaaaatttCGAGAAAAATCCCGCGTGTAAATCCGGACATTATATGTGTGTGCACCAAGTTTCGATGAAACATGACATTTTttatggcttgtgtaaaaaagacaaatttatTCACGAGGCATTTTTTTATCGTTTTTATACATGCCACAAAAAATGTCCTTTTCACCGAAATTTTGTGTGCGAACATAGGGTCCGGATGTACACACGGGattttttcttgatttttttctACATTTTGAATGTGTTTTTATACATATTTCATAATAGGTGCATCTACACCTAGGAGCCAAAACACCACTCTCTTTCGGTAAGAAACTGTATTGCATCCATTGATCAAAATAAACCCATAAAGTGTAAGCAACCATCCCTGAGATGAACTCCGtagcaaaggcatcaatggcatggCTGAAGAATACGAATGATTTGCCAACCGAAGATTTTGTTGGGTAGATGCAAACCCTTGGCTTAATCACTTACTAGATTCATTCTTCAATTTCGTCACCTTTGTTGCACCTCTTGCAATAGAAGCTTGCACATCATTTATATTTTGAGCGcttaacccatgccatgttcctttttAAAACTCTTGAGGCTTTACAAGTTCTTATTTTGCCAACTCGATAAGTTGAGTGGATGCCTCAATTGTGATTCTGCTTTGAGCAATGGCAAATCTTTCTTgatcttgtgcactctcaacttcttttcttcagatttgacaTGATTGATTGCTTCGCATCTTTGACTTTAGTAGCCAATGTGAACACTTTGATTGACTCTTCATCATTTAAAATCGAATCCCATGGTGAATATGAATAGTGATTAGCATATGCATGGGGGGTATTGATGACATCATTTTTTTAAAGATCaagacagtaggaaaggctcctattaACGTATATTAATTGTAGTAACACAAGGGTTTACATAGTCATGCACGATACCCTCCTAACTAGCTATCATCCATCCACCATAACATGGGAGTGATTGGATTAGATAGGATAGAGGGGAAGAGGGCAATTAACGATATTAGTTACAGTTTTTTAGACAATAGTGTTGATAAAATTAGTTACAAAGTCTTCGAGGGAGGGGTTAACCATATGGACCAATAGACCAAAGTCGGTTTTGAACCTCTCTCTCCATGATTCAAAGGATGGCTGGGTACTTCTAAAGATCTTGTTCTTATGTTCTTCCAAATGCTCCAGACGTCACAAATATTTCCATGAACATGGGATGGGCCCAAAGCACCCGACCAGAGTGAATTATCCGTAGCCAGTTATCATCGATCGCCCAACTGAAACCAAGGGCAGACCAGCATCTGTCGCTAAAAgcactataaaaaaagacacatccgtgacattttggaccgaatGAAAAaaactctgtcatgcttatgacacttctatgacaataattgacaaaacccggtatcatcatagatgtggtgggatcctacttctatgacaaaatcatgacagaaaatgggattttcatcctgggcgggccggagacgcagctgcatgacattctttgagccgtccatgacagagaaaaaccatggtagaagcgagggcgaggaaaatatcggggagttccggttacggtgggtggtcggggccgagcgatgcgcgtttctctcatacatgtacgcgcgtgggtgcgaggcgttgggctctaactgaatccgagcgaggcattcgcctactgaacccgagcggttgcactacagcctacgcgttactgaacccgagcgatcgatcgatctggttgttaactgaacccgatcgagagattccttcgctactgctgctaactgaagccggtcgaacctgctgcctcttgatgaacaatgagcgttgttgggggttggatgaatggttcccggtgggggttggatgaacaggaccatgtgGTAGCAGAGgtcgttgccactggatgaacaagaccccgatcatgttggttgggggtggatgaaccggaccccgtggagggctagatgaacagcagctggtggagggctggttgaatagtagccggtggatggctggatgaacagtagcccgtggaggggtggttgaacaggaccccgtggagagggctggttgaacattagttggtggaggcaggaggg
The sequence above is a segment of the Triticum dicoccoides isolate Atlit2015 ecotype Zavitan chromosome 1A, WEW_v2.0, whole genome shotgun sequence genome. Coding sequences within it:
- the LOC119279051 gene encoding 65-kDa microtubule-associated protein 5-like, with amino-acid sequence MAARPSPPPPTRASCGSFLQELQELWGEIGPDELERDRMILQLEEDCLNVYRKKVEQTRKQKADLLQVMSLGEAEIEKILSALGERESFSRVEKLGGTLIEQLAKLEPVLDDLRRRRDERINEFLAVQLHIVRLQAEISATINHGDPAAPLVDETDLSTGRLAELKTQLNELQTEKNLRLQKIDSQIKCINEMCNMMSLDLKKTLYEVHPSFVELERIKSMSISDSTLDRLAGKLHALNQEKKQRLRKLQDLGSTLIELWSLMDTSLDEQKCFDHVTSLISVSPNTVMPQGCLAHDLIEKVEVEVKRLKHLKASKMKELVLKKMTQLEEIYRSVHMHIDSDHEWQILTELIDSGRADLSELLTDMDDRIAEARDLALSRKDILEKVEKWTSATEEEGWLGEYEGDQNRYNAGRGAHINLKRAEKARVLVSKIPSLLENLTTKVKAWEKEKGMSFMYDKKRLLDSLEKYTSERQQKEEEKRRSRELKKLQEQFAAEQGAPYGAKPSPMRPLSARKPLGQSTNVNIVGGTPNSRHVSTPVSRKGGSSCGKMKDTGKTAASIPANYVSLPKDCSDNSYM